A window from bacterium encodes these proteins:
- a CDS encoding efflux RND transporter periplasmic adaptor subunit has protein sequence MTCKRFNTRFLPVALLLWACNPGEDKSAADLTIPVVVEKVKRGPIAAYVSATGTLRAQREERVIAEVDGILRLAKHNGVSLAAGMRVQAGQLLAEIENQEYLLTVRVESQKLAMANAERELQKQEALFREGGVTEKELELARRNALDARLNFEAAQLKAGKLRLTAPLTGYLANLQSNAVGTRVPAGFRLCTIMDYATALVPVNLPNTDLDRVQIGQEVVVSNYALTDQTFKGRVTAIDPTIDPQTRTFTATITVENGQLLLRPGMFVKAEIVIQNRPEAIVIPKTALQTRDNRPVAFVVEGASAELREVSTGIETREEIEILEGLNEGERLVVRGQETLRDKSKVRVTE, from the coding sequence ATGACTTGTAAAAGATTCAACACGCGATTTCTGCCCGTGGCATTGCTGCTGTGGGCTTGCAATCCCGGAGAAGACAAGTCCGCGGCAGACTTGACCATTCCGGTGGTGGTGGAAAAGGTCAAGCGCGGGCCGATCGCCGCCTATGTTTCCGCGACCGGCACGCTGCGGGCGCAGCGTGAAGAGCGGGTGATCGCGGAAGTCGACGGCATTCTGCGCCTCGCCAAACACAACGGCGTCAGCCTCGCTGCCGGCATGCGCGTGCAGGCCGGGCAACTGCTCGCGGAGATCGAAAATCAGGAATACCTGCTCACCGTGCGCGTGGAGTCGCAAAAGCTGGCCATGGCCAACGCCGAGCGCGAGCTGCAAAAGCAGGAAGCCCTGTTCCGCGAAGGCGGCGTCACGGAGAAGGAGCTCGAATTGGCGCGGCGCAATGCCTTGGACGCGCGCTTGAACTTCGAAGCGGCGCAGCTCAAGGCGGGTAAACTGCGGCTGACCGCGCCGCTGACCGGCTATCTTGCCAACTTGCAGAGCAATGCCGTGGGCACGCGCGTGCCAGCCGGCTTCCGGCTGTGCACGATCATGGACTATGCCACGGCGCTCGTGCCCGTCAACCTGCCGAATACCGATCTCGACCGCGTGCAAATCGGCCAGGAGGTGGTGGTGAGTAACTATGCACTGACGGATCAGACTTTCAAGGGCAGGGTGACGGCAATTGATCCGACGATTGATCCGCAAACGCGCACGTTCACCGCCACGATTACGGTGGAAAACGGCCAGCTCCTGCTGCGGCCGGGCATGTTCGTCAAGGCGGAGATCGTCATCCAAAACCGGCCGGAGGCCATTGTCATTCCCAAAACCGCATTGCAAACGCGCGACAACCGGCCGGTCGCCTTCGTGGTGGAAGGCGCGAGCGCGGAATTGCGCGAGGTGAGCACCGGCATCGAGACGCGCGAAGAGATCGAGATTCTCGAAGGCTTGAATGAGGGTGAACGTCTGGTGGTCAGAGGGCAGGAGACGCTGCGCGACAAATCGAAAGTCCGCGTAACGGAATAG